The Candidatus Poribacteria bacterium genome has a segment encoding these proteins:
- the cyoE gene encoding heme o synthase has translation MRSTTVTLPDNTDTVNRPAKPTVFAHRAADFVELVKPRLVVMILITTAAGFYLGAQQTIEWLRYLHTLVGAGLTAAGVLGLNQYLERDVDAQMKRTQERPLPGGRMNPLTALLVGSILTGSGMLYLTFIVNVLSGFVISLIVVSYLFLYTPLKRKTSLCTLIGAVPGALPPVVGWVAARGSLTGEAWVLFTILFLWQIPHSLAIAYIYREDYANAGFRLLPVIHPDGTSTCRQIVVNCVALLGVGLLPTLYNIAGSVYFFTALLSGVGFLAVGIYLARTRSVKAARYLLYASLLYLPLVFVTMALDKI, from the coding sequence ATGCGTTCAACAACGGTAACGTTACCAGACAATACAGATACAGTGAACCGACCGGCGAAGCCGACGGTTTTTGCGCATCGCGCCGCTGACTTTGTCGAACTCGTCAAACCGAGATTGGTTGTGATGATACTCATTACGACCGCCGCGGGCTTCTATCTCGGCGCGCAGCAGACTATAGAGTGGCTCCGATACCTGCATACGCTCGTTGGGGCAGGATTGACAGCGGCGGGTGTCTTGGGACTTAACCAATACCTTGAACGCGATGTAGATGCACAGATGAAGCGGACGCAGGAGAGACCGCTCCCCGGTGGTAGAATGAATCCGTTGACGGCACTTCTTGTCGGTTCTATCCTCACGGGCAGTGGGATGCTCTACCTGACGTTTATCGTCAATGTGCTGAGTGGTTTTGTCATTTCGCTGATAGTTGTGAGTTATCTCTTTCTCTATACACCGCTCAAACGGAAAACCTCGCTGTGTACGCTTATCGGAGCAGTGCCCGGCGCGCTCCCGCCTGTCGTTGGATGGGTTGCCGCACGAGGTTCACTAACGGGCGAGGCATGGGTCCTATTTACGATACTCTTTTTGTGGCAGATCCCGCACTCTCTCGCAATAGCCTACATCTATCGCGAAGACTACGCAAATGCGGGATTCCGTTTGTTGCCGGTCATTCACCCGGATGGAACGAGTACATGCCGTCAAATTGTGGTTAATTGCGTCGCGCTTCTCGGCGTCGGCTTGCTACCGACATTATACAACATTGCGGGTAGCGTTTATTTCTTCACAGCACTGCTATCAGGCGTAGGGTTTCTGGCGGTCGGGATCTATTTAGCACGCACACGTTCGGTAAAAGCCGCACGCTATCTGTTATACGCCTCGCTGCTCTATCTGCCGTTGGTATTTGTCACGATGGCGTTGGATAAAATTTAG
- a CDS encoding heme-copper oxidase subunit III, with protein sequence MSNARLGILVLLGAETMLFSGLIGTFLVFRVGNVTWPPPSHIGIELPRAVTGINTVLLLLSGYTMFQARRAIQKDQLKQLCNWLLLTGGLGLLFLGVQGSEWVQLIRNGLTLQSGVYGGIFYVLIGCHAVHVLSAVIWLFIVFGMALTGRFSAERYVGVDTCTIYWIFVVALWPILYVLVYLF encoded by the coding sequence TTGAGCAACGCACGATTGGGAATATTAGTCCTACTCGGTGCAGAGACGATGTTGTTCTCAGGACTCATCGGGACGTTTCTCGTATTTCGGGTCGGTAATGTTACCTGGCCCCCGCCGTCGCATATCGGGATTGAGTTGCCGCGCGCGGTAACGGGTATCAATACTGTTCTGCTCTTATTGAGCGGCTACACGATGTTTCAAGCACGCCGCGCAATTCAGAAGGACCAACTGAAGCAACTCTGCAATTGGCTACTGCTTACTGGAGGGCTCGGTTTACTCTTCCTCGGTGTACAGGGAAGCGAATGGGTACAACTCATTCGCAACGGGCTTACCCTCCAATCTGGGGTCTATGGCGGCATCTTTTATGTACTCATCGGGTGCCATGCCGTCCACGTGCTGAGTGCTGTTATCTGGCTATTCATCGTTTTTGGAATGGCACTCACAGGGCGTTTTTCTGCTGAACGTTACGTAGGTGTTGATACCTGTACTATCTACTGGATTTTTGTTGTCGCACTTTGGCCAATTCTGTATGTGTTGGTATATCTCTTTTAA
- a CDS encoding cytochrome c oxidase subunit 3 — MEHATTLDHTEDVYEPSLTPDSLGKLGMWIFLVGDTMSFGALLAAYAAIRAGAGAIGWAPPTEILGIELTAFMTFLLICSSVTMVKALESIQNGNVSRMCMFLGLTIGGGIIFLGLQAYEWYHLIHHGLTLTGIPDHGLSGAAISGSTLFGPTFYAITGFHGMHVTGGVIYLLVILIHGLRGRYTAEFNHEVEIVGLYWHFVDLIWIMVFTFIYLL; from the coding sequence GTGGAACACGCTACCACTTTAGATCACACTGAAGATGTATATGAGCCTTCGCTTACGCCGGACAGTCTTGGTAAACTCGGCATGTGGATCTTTCTCGTTGGAGACACCATGTCGTTTGGTGCCTTGCTGGCGGCTTATGCCGCCATTCGAGCAGGGGCAGGCGCAATCGGTTGGGCTCCGCCAACTGAGATTCTTGGCATTGAGCTAACCGCGTTTATGACATTCCTGTTGATATGCAGTAGTGTCACGATGGTGAAAGCATTGGAGTCGATTCAGAACGGCAATGTCTCACGCATGTGCATGTTCCTTGGGTTGACAATCGGCGGAGGCATCATCTTCCTTGGGTTACAGGCTTATGAATGGTATCATCTGATTCACCACGGGTTGACACTTACTGGTATTCCTGATCACGGGTTATCGGGTGCAGCGATTAGCGGTTCGACGCTTTTTGGTCCGACTTTCTACGCCATCACAGGTTTCCACGGGATGCACGTAACAGGTGGTGTCATTTATCTTTTGGTTATCTTGATACACGGTTTGCGTGGCAGATATACCGCTGAGTTTAACCATGAGGTAGAAATCGTTGGGCTCTATTGGCACTTCGTTGACCTGATTTGGATTATGGTCTTCACCTTCATTTATCTACTATAG
- a CDS encoding cytochrome C oxidase subunit IV family protein: MAQNGHKEHPKYMNIFWWLTGLTVLELLVVIPDFPTVVKAILLIGLACAKAILVANYFMHLKFERKTLVVIVMTPFLICVLLVFALMPDLTLDSRIEGGTEPTTEIVDTSAH, translated from the coding sequence ATGGCACAAAATGGGCACAAAGAGCATCCGAAATACATGAATATTTTCTGGTGGCTCACCGGGCTGACCGTCCTTGAACTTTTGGTCGTCATACCGGATTTCCCAACCGTAGTTAAAGCCATTCTGCTCATCGGACTGGCGTGTGCTAAGGCCATCTTGGTTGCAAATTATTTCATGCATCTGAAATTTGAAAGGAAGACATTGGTGGTTATTGTAATGACACCCTTCCTTATCTGTGTTCTGCTCGTTTTCGCGTTGATGCCCGATCTCACGTTAGACTCGCGAATCGAAGGTGGAACGGAACCGACAACAGAAATTGTAGATACGTCCGCTCACTAA
- a CDS encoding SCO family protein, protein METQTANTNTTGRRLDKSTLIWVVLGVIIIGIAGINLWSVFGTKSEVPVSKSDAVSVPDFSLTTQQGEPLALSDMKGKIWVADFIFTNCPTICPAMTQEMARLQSEFVADPIYFVSFSVDPERDTSRVLSRYAKAYGADDRRWHFLTGNKADIYELAADGFSLAAGHNGTELLHSTRFVLVTPDGNIYDYYDSRSKPALLRLRRDIKMLLEK, encoded by the coding sequence ATGGAAACACAAACTGCCAATACCAACACAACTGGACGGCGACTTGACAAAAGTACCCTCATCTGGGTAGTGCTCGGTGTGATCATCATCGGCATCGCGGGGATCAATTTGTGGTCGGTGTTTGGCACCAAATCGGAAGTACCGGTTTCTAAGAGTGACGCTGTCAGTGTTCCAGACTTTAGCCTGACAACACAGCAGGGAGAGCCGTTGGCACTGTCCGACATGAAGGGCAAAATTTGGGTCGCAGACTTTATCTTCACCAATTGCCCAACGATTTGTCCGGCAATGACACAGGAGATGGCACGCCTCCAGTCCGAATTTGTCGCGGATCCGATCTATTTTGTCTCCTTCTCCGTGGATCCGGAGCGGGATACATCACGCGTTCTCTCGCGCTACGCAAAGGCTTATGGTGCTGACGACAGACGTTGGCACTTTCTTACGGGGAACAAGGCGGATATCTACGAGTTAGCCGCGGACGGATTCAGTTTAGCCGCGGGACACAACGGCACTGAACTCCTTCATAGCACGAGGTTTGTTCTCGTCACGCCAGATGGGAACATCTATGACTACTACGATAGCCGAAGCAAACCGGCACTCCTGCGTCTACGGCGGGATATCAAGATGCTTCTCGAAAAATGA